Below is a genomic region from Rhodospirillum centenum SW.
ACCTTGTGCGTCACGTCCAGCGGGAAGGCGACGATCGGCGCGCCCGAGCGGAACACCACGTCGGCCGCGTGCGGATCGACATAGATGTTGAACTCGGCGCAGGGGGTGCTGTTGCCGCCCTCCGACTGGGCGCCGCCCATCAGCACGATCCGCTTCAGCCGGGCCGCCAGCGCCGGCTCCCGCATCAGGGCGCGGGCGACGTTGGTCAGCGGCCCGACCGGCACCAGGGTGACGCTGCCGGGTTCGTGCGCCATCACCGTTTCCACGATGAAGTCCACGGCGTGCTTCTCCTGCAGGGGCAGGGTCGGCTCCGGCAGGACGGGACCGTCCAGCCCGGTCGAGCCGTGGACCTCCGGTGCCGTGTGCAGCTCGCGGAACATCGGCCGGTCGCAGCCGGCGAAGACGGGCACGTCGCGCCGCCCGGCCAGTTCGCAGATCTTGCGGGCGTTCACCTCCGTCAGCGGCAGGGGCGCGTTGCCCGCCACCGCGGTGATGCCCAGCACCTCCAGCTCCTCCGGGCTGGCGAGGGCCAGCAGCATGGCGACGGCGTCGTCCTGGCCCGGGTCGGTATCGATGATGATCTTTTCGGCTGCCATGGTGTCTCTTTCCTCCGGCATCCCCCCGGATTAACCGGAAAGCCCTTGAGAGAAAAGCCCGGAAGCGGTTTCATGCCCCACCGCGGCGGCCGATCCGGTCGCGCGGCCGGGACCGGGCGGGAACCCGGGACCAGGGTGGGAACCGGGGCCAGGGTGGGAAACGGTGCAGCGGGCCTTCAGCCACATCGCCAACGGGGTGTTGCTCTACGCCATCTTCTACGCGCTCTGCTGGGCGCTGGTGGTGAAGACGGCGCTGCTGCTGCCCGTCTATGAGGAGGGGGGCGGGCTGTGGGCGCGGCTGGATTCGCTGCTGATGCCGTTCGCCACCAGCATGCTGGCCGCCTTCCTGGCCCATGCCGGGCTGCGCCTGACCCTGAAGCGGCTCAAGCTGCGGCTGTCCACCAGCGAATCGTCGGCCAGCCTCGTGTTCCTGGGGGTGCTGACGGTGCTGTCCTTCGGCGGTGCGCTGGGCCATGTCTTCCAGGGCCCCGAGTCGGGTCCCGGCAGGGACGTGGTCACCCCCCTGTCCATCGTGTTCGGGGCCTGGGCCGGGGTGGCGTGGCGCCGCCGCCTGCGGCTCTGATGCCCGTTCCGCCGCCGCCCCCTGCTTCCCGGCCCGCCCGACCATGAGCCAGCGCTCCATCGCCATCTTCGACTTCGACGGCACCCTGGTCCAGGGGGACAGTCTGCTGCCCTTCCTGGAATTCCTGGTCGGCCGCACCCGGGCGCGGCTGGCGCTGCTGCATGCCGTGCGGACGGCCGTCACCCGCTTCGCCGCCGAACCGCACCGGCGCGGCGACGTGCGCACCGCCGTGAAGGCGGGGCTGCTGCAACGCACCGTCGCCGGCGTCCCGGCCGCCCGGCTGGACGAGGCGGCGGAGCGGCTGGCCGGCTGGGTGCGCTGGCACCCGCCCATGCTGGAGGCGCTGAAGGCCCATGCCGGCAAGGGTCACCGCGTGGTGGTGGCGACCGGGGCGCTGACCGCCTACATGCCCCGGCTGCTGCGCGGCCTGCCGGTGGACGACCTGCTGGCGACGGGGCTGGAGACGCTGGACGGGGTGCTGACCGGCGGCATGGACAGGCACGGCAACTGCGTGCGCGAGGAGAAGGCCCGCCGTGTCACCGCCTACATGGCGGCCCACGGCCCCTTCGCGGAGAGCTGGGGCTACGGCAACAGGCCGTCCGACCTGCCCTTCCTGGCGCTGATGCGCCACCCGACGGTGGTGAAGACGGTGAAGCGCGGCGGCCAGCCGGCGGTGGAGGCCGCCGCCAGCGGCTGACGCCGGCCCCGCCTGCCGCTCATGTCCTGCTGCTTACGTCCTGCCGCTTATGTCCTGCCGGGCGGGCCGCCGTCCGCGACCCGGACCGGACTGCCGGGGTCGAGGCCCAGCAGGGCGGCGGCGTTGCCGCAGTTGACCGCGATCTCCACGAGACCGGAGGAGTTGGCGTACCAGAACGCCTCTCCCGCCGGCACCTCTCCGAAGGTGTGCGCCCGGCGCAGCCGCCGCCCGCCCGCCTCCAGCACGGCGCCGTCCGGCAGGGCGCCGGCGCGCAGCCCGGTCCAGGCGTTGCCGTAGGCATCCAGCCAGATCACCTCCGCCAGGTCCCCCGGCGCCCCGGCTCCCACCAGGGCGGCGGGCGACAGGGGCGTGCCCGGTGGCGGCTCGCCCCGGGCCAGCCGGGCCGCCACGGGGGCGAACAGGTCGCGGCCGTGGAAGCTGGCGGACAGGGACGCCGGCCGCCAGTCGATGCTCCAGGCCCGCACGCCCTCCGCCTGCGCTCCCCCGGCCCGGTGCAGCAGGGGTGCGAACAGGCCGTTGTCGGGGCCGACGAACCAGCCGGCCGGCGTCCGCAGCACGACCGGCCGGCGCTCCGTGCCGACGCCGGGATCGACGACGGCCAGATGCACGGGCGGGTCCGCCGGAACGGCCCCGGCCCCGGCCAGCGCCGCGGCCGTGCTTTCCACCAGGGCGGCCAGCAGGTGCCCGGCCCGCAACGGCTCGAAGGCGGGGGCGTCGTGCATCAGGTCCACCACCGGCCGGCCGGGAGCGGCGGCCCGCAGCACGGCGTGCATCTGCCCGACATAGGGGCCGGCGATTCCGAAATCGGTGAAGAGCAGGATCATCGGACGGGAGATACCATCGGAAGGGGAAAGGGCCGGTCGGACCCGGACGGCGTGCCTTGCCCGCCGCCGCGGGCTGTTTATATGCTGGCTGCCCCGATCTTACTTGCCAAGCATCCGTGTGGCGGGCGGCGGGGCGTTGCGGAAGTCCTAGACCCCTGTGGGAGTCCCCCGAGCATGATGCCGCCCGACCGAGACCCGCCGCCCCGTTCCCGCCCGCCGCTGTGCGGAGCCGGGGTCCGGCGCAGGGCCGGGGCGCCGCGCCGTCCTGGCCGGGGCCGCGGCCGGGCTGCTGCTGGCGGCGTTGCCGGCCGGCGGGACCGCGCGGGCGCAGGTGGCGGGCCGGAAGCTGGTCGCCACCACGGCCCAGGTCGGGGACCTGCTGCGCGCCGTCGTGGGTGAGGCCGGCGCCGACAACGGCGCGACCGTGGAGTCCCTGCTGGGGGAGGGCATCGACCCCCATACCTACAAGCTGACCCGCAGCGACACCGTCCGCCTGCTGGCGGCCGACGCCATCTTCTACAACGGCCTGCTGCTGGAAGGAAAAATGGCGGACGCGCTGCAGCGTCTGGCCGCCGACGGCAGGCCCGTGACCGCCGTGGGCGACGCGCTGCCGCGGGAGCGGCTGCTGCAGCCGGCGGGGTTCGAAGGCAGCTTCGACCCGCACATCTGGATGGATGTAAGCCTCTGGCGCGCGGCGCTGGCGGTGGTGCGCGACCGGCTGTCGCAGCTCTATCCGCAGGACACCGCGCGCTTCCACGACAATGCCGCCGCCTTCGACGCCGTGCTCGACCGGCTGGACGGCTATGCCCGCACCGTGCTGGGCAGCGTGCCGGCGCCGCAGCGGGTGCTGGTCACGGCGCACGACGCCTTCTCCTACCTGGGCCGCGCCTACGGTGTGGAGGTCGTGGGCATCCAGGGCATCAGCACGGAGTCCGAGGCCGGGCTGCGCCGGATCGAGGAGCTGGTGGCCCTCTTGGCGGACCGGAAGGTCCCGGCCGTCTTCGTGGAGACCAGCGTGTCGGAGCGCAACGTGCGCGCCCTGGTGGACGGGGCGGCGGCGCGCGGCCACACGGTCGCCATCGGCGGCAGCCTCTATTCCGACGCCATGGGCGCTCCCGGCAGCTACGAGGGGACCTATGTCGGCATGATCGACCACAACGTCACCACCATCGCCCGCGCCCTGGGCGGAGAGGCGCCCGCGGGCGGCTTCCAGGGCCGGCTGCCCGGCCGGGCGTGAGGGGACCCATGCTGCAACGGATCGGTGCGCACGACGTCGTTCCCCCGCGGGAGTCGGGCGTCGCCCCGCTGGCGGTGAGGGGGCTGACGGTCGCCTATCACGACCGGCCGGTGCTGCGCGATGTCAACTGGACCGCCCCGTCCGCCGGCCTGATCGCCATCTGCGGTCCGAACGGGGCGGGCAAGAGCACCTTCATCAAGGCCTGCCTGGGGCTGGTGCCGCCGCTCTCCGGCACGGTCGAGATCTTCGGCCGGTCGCTGGCGCGGCAGCGCCGGCTGGTCGGCTACGTGCCGCAGCGGGAGAGCGTGGACTGGGACTTCCCCGTCTCCGCGCTCGATGTCGTGGCGATGGGCCGCTACGCCATGATCGGCTGGGGCCGGCGGGTGTCGAAGGAGCACAAGGAGGCGGCCCGCGCCGCGCTGGAGCGGGTCGGCATGGGCGCCTTCGCCGACCGCCAGATCGGCCAGCTTTCCGGCGGCCAGCAGCAGCGCGTGTTCCTGGCCCGCGCGCTGGCGCAGGAGGCGCATCTCTATTTCATGGACGAGCCCCTGGCCGGGGTGGACGCGGCCACGGAGCAGGCCGTGCTGGAGGTGATGCGCGAGCTGGACCGGCAGGGCCGCACCGTGCTCTGCGTCCACCACGACCTGCAGACCGTGGCGCAGGTGTTCGACCATGTGCTGCTGCTGAACACCCGCGTGGTGGCGGAGGGCAGCACCCGCACCACCCTGACGGAGGCGAACCTGCGCGCGACCTACGGCCAGCGCCTGCTGGACCCGCTGGTGATGTGAGGAACGGCCGATGGACACCGTCCTCTCCCCGGTGGGACCGGGCTGGAACACCGCCGTCGTGCTGGCGGGGGCCACGGCGCTGGGGGCTGCGGCCGGCACGGTCGGCAGCTTCCTGCTGCTGCGGCGGCGCTCGCTGGTCAGCGACGCCCTGGCCCACGCCACCCTGCCGGGGCTGGCGCTGGCCTTCCTGATCGGCGCCCTGGCGGGGGTGGAGGGGCGGTCGCTGCCCCTGCTGCTGCTGGGCGCCACGGTCAGCGGCGGGCTGGGCGTGCTGGCGGTGCAGGCGGTGACGCGCTTCACCCGGCTGCCGGAGGACGCCGCCATCGGGGCGGTGCTGTCCGTCTTCTTCGGCATCGGGGTGGTGCTGCTGTCGGTGGTGCAGGCGCTGCCGACGGGCGGCGCGGCGGGGCTGAAGACCTTCATCTTCGGCCAGACCGCCGCCATGAGCGCGCGCGAGGCGGCCGCCCTGGGCCTGCTGGCGCTGCTGGCGGCGGGGCTGGTGGCGCTGTTCTTCAAGGAACTGCGGCTGGTCGCCTTCGACGAGGGCTTCGCCCGCGTGCAGGGCTGGCCGGTGGACCGCATCGACCTGCTGCTGCTGGGGCTGGTGACGCTGGTGACGGTGGTGGGGTTGCAGACGGTGGGGCTGATCCTGATCGTGGCCCTGCTGATCACCCCGGCCGTGGCCGCCCGCTTCTGGACCGACGATCTGACGACCATGACGGTGACCGCGGGCGTGCTGGGGGCGCTGTCGGGCGGGATCGGCGCCTGGCTGTCCAGCGCCTATGCCGACCTGCCCGCAGGCGCCGTCATCGTGCTGGTGGCGACGGCGCTGTTCGTGCTGAGCTTCCTGTTCGCCCCGGCGCGCGGCCTGCTGGCGCGGGGCCTGCGCCGCCGCCTGCTGCGCCGGCGGGAGGGCCTGGGATGACCCCGTTCCTGACCATCGACCTGCCGGCCATGCTGGCGGCCACCCTGGCCTGCCTGTCCTGCGCCCTGGTGGGCAACTTTCTGGTGCTGCGGCGGCAGAGCCTGCTGGGCGACGCCATCAGCCACGCCGTGCTGCCCGGCATCGTCGTGGGATTCCTGGTGGCCGGCACGCGCGAGACCTTCCCCATGATGACCGGCGCCCTGGCGGCGGCCGTGGTGGCGGGGGTGCTGATCGAACTGGTGCGCCGGCTGGGCCGGGTCGAGGCCGGGGCGGCCATGGGCGTGGTCTTCACCGGGCTGTTCGCGCTGGGCGTCGTGCTGATCGAGCAGGCGGCGGCGCACAGCGTGGACCTGGACGCTGACTGCGTGCTCTACGGCCAGCTTGAGGACGTGATCTGGCTCGCCCCCACGGGCTGGGCCTCGCTGCTGGACCCCCTGGTGTGGGCAGCACTGCCGCGGGAGGTGGTGCAGCTCGCCATCGTCTTCCTGCTGCTGGGCGGCATCGTGCTTGTGTTCTTCAAGGAGCTGACGCTGGCCAGCTTCGACCCCGGACTGGCCGACACGCTGGGCCTGCCGTCGGCCCTGGTGCAGCACGGCATCGTGGCGATGACGGCCGTCGCCGCCATCGCCGCCTTCGAGGCGGTGGGTTCGATCCTGGTCATCGCCATGCTGATCTGCCCGGCGGCGACGGCGCGGCTGCTGACCGACCGGCTGCCGGTCCAGATCGGCCTGTCGCTGCTGATCGGGGCGGCGGCCGGGGCGGGCGGCTATGTGCTGGGCGCCTTCGGGCCGCTCTGGCTGGGGTTCCAGGCCAGCGTGAACGCCGCGGGCATGATCGCCACCCTGGCCGGGCTTTTTCTGACTCTTGCCATCCTGGTCGCCCCGCGGTACGGGGCGCTCACCCGGGCCGGGCGCCGCCGTGCGGCCGCCGCCCGGAGCGCCGGGGCGGAAGCGTGAGGGGGAGAGCGTGAAGGGGAAGGTTGTCGTCGTGGCCGGCACCGCGACCGTGGCGGCGGCCGAGGCGGCGCGCCTGATGGCGGCCGCGGGGGCCAATCTGGTGCTGATGGACCGCGACCTGCGGGCCGGGCACCGTCTGACGCTGGAACTGAACGCGGGCAACCGCGGCATCGCCGTGTTCCTGCCGGGCGATCCGGCGGACGCGGGCGATCTGGCCGAGGCGGTGGCGGAGGCGCGCCAGTCCTGGGGCGGCTGCGACCTGGTGCTGTCGCCCCTGATGCCGGAACCGGACGGGACCCGGCCGTAGCCGGCCTCGGCCGGGCAAGGTCCGGCTACAGGTCCAGGCGCATGTCGAACTGGTTCAGCGCCTGCCGGGTCCAGCCGGTGGCCAGCAGGAAGGCGTCCAGCGGCCCCTCCGGCACGATCTGCGGGATCAGCCAGGGCCGCCCCGGATATGCCGCGGCCAGCGCGGCCAGCAGCCGCCGGCCCAGTCCCAGGCCACGCCGGTCCGGCGGCACGAAGAGCGCCGTCAGCAGCATCGCCTCCGTCCCCGGATCGCGCAGCAGGGCCAGCGGCGCCTGCCCCTCGGGCTCCCCGGCCAGGGCCAGGGCACGGAACGGATGCGCCGCCTTCGCCAGCGTCTCCGGTTGCAGCATCCAGGGCAGGTCCGCCCCCTCCCCCGCCCGCAGCAGGGCGCGGGACAGGGAGAGCGGGTCCGCCGGGCGCAGCGCCGCGGCGCCGGCCACCGCCTCCGGCCGGACGGGTTCGCGGCGGTGGCCGTAGAGCCGGCGCAGCCGGCGGAAGCCCAGCCGTTCGTAGAGCGCGAGCGCACGGGTGTTCTGCTCGAACACCTCCAGCAGCAGGGCGTGGTCGCCACGCATGCGGGCCTCGGCCGCCGCCAGGTCCAGGGCGTGCCGGCCCAGGCCGCGGCCGCGCCAGTCCGGCGCCACGCCCAGCGACGCGATGCGGGCGGTCCAGCCGCGGCGGGCGACCAGCATCACGCCGGCGGGCCGGCCGGGCGGGCCGAACAGGTAGCTGGAGAACGGGTCCAGATCCTCGCCGCGGAAACGGCGCTCATAGCCCGGCGCGTCGATGCGCACGGGCACCAGATACCCCTCGAACCCGGCATTCAGGGCGGCCGCGACCTCCGCGGCGGTGCAGTCGGCGACGGGGCGGCGGGGCA
It encodes:
- a CDS encoding nucleoside hydrolase produces the protein MAAEKIIIDTDPGQDDAVAMLLALASPEELEVLGITAVAGNAPLPLTEVNARKICELAGRRDVPVFAGCDRPMFRELHTAPEVHGSTGLDGPVLPEPTLPLQEKHAVDFIVETVMAHEPGSVTLVPVGPLTNVARALMREPALAARLKRIVLMGGAQSEGGNSTPCAEFNIYVDPHAADVVFRSGAPIVAFPLDVTHKVLTTHARKEAIRALGSRVAQATFEMLDFYNRYDEHKYGTDGGPLHDPCTVAWLLKPELFRGKLCNVEIETQSPLTIGQTVVDRWGTTGRPKNALWITEADADGFFALLTERLARL
- a CDS encoding HAD-IB family hydrolase, with product MSQRSIAIFDFDGTLVQGDSLLPFLEFLVGRTRARLALLHAVRTAVTRFAAEPHRRGDVRTAVKAGLLQRTVAGVPAARLDEAAERLAGWVRWHPPMLEALKAHAGKGHRVVVATGALTAYMPRLLRGLPVDDLLATGLETLDGVLTGGMDRHGNCVREEKARRVTAYMAAHGPFAESWGYGNRPSDLPFLALMRHPTVVKTVKRGGQPAVEAAASG
- a CDS encoding SAM hydrolase/SAM-dependent halogenase family protein, translating into MILLFTDFGIAGPYVGQMHAVLRAAAPGRPVVDLMHDAPAFEPLRAGHLLAALVESTAAALAGAGAVPADPPVHLAVVDPGVGTERRPVVLRTPAGWFVGPDNGLFAPLLHRAGGAQAEGVRAWSIDWRPASLSASFHGRDLFAPVAARLARGEPPPGTPLSPAALVGAGAPGDLAEVIWLDAYGNAWTGLRAGALPDGAVLEAGGRRLRRAHTFGEVPAGEAFWYANSSGLVEIAVNCGNAAALLGLDPGSPVRVADGGPPGRT
- a CDS encoding metal ABC transporter solute-binding protein, Zn/Mn family; protein product: MAGRKLVATTAQVGDLLRAVVGEAGADNGATVESLLGEGIDPHTYKLTRSDTVRLLAADAIFYNGLLLEGKMADALQRLAADGRPVTAVGDALPRERLLQPAGFEGSFDPHIWMDVSLWRAALAVVRDRLSQLYPQDTARFHDNAAAFDAVLDRLDGYARTVLGSVPAPQRVLVTAHDAFSYLGRAYGVEVVGIQGISTESEAGLRRIEELVALLADRKVPAVFVETSVSERNVRALVDGAAARGHTVAIGGSLYSDAMGAPGSYEGTYVGMIDHNVTTIARALGGEAPAGGFQGRLPGRA
- a CDS encoding metal ABC transporter ATP-binding protein — translated: MLQRIGAHDVVPPRESGVAPLAVRGLTVAYHDRPVLRDVNWTAPSAGLIAICGPNGAGKSTFIKACLGLVPPLSGTVEIFGRSLARQRRLVGYVPQRESVDWDFPVSALDVVAMGRYAMIGWGRRVSKEHKEAARAALERVGMGAFADRQIGQLSGGQQQRVFLARALAQEAHLYFMDEPLAGVDAATEQAVLEVMRELDRQGRTVLCVHHDLQTVAQVFDHVLLLNTRVVAEGSTRTTLTEANLRATYGQRLLDPLVM
- a CDS encoding metal ABC transporter permease, whose protein sequence is MDTVLSPVGPGWNTAVVLAGATALGAAAGTVGSFLLLRRRSLVSDALAHATLPGLALAFLIGALAGVEGRSLPLLLLGATVSGGLGVLAVQAVTRFTRLPEDAAIGAVLSVFFGIGVVLLSVVQALPTGGAAGLKTFIFGQTAAMSAREAAALGLLALLAAGLVALFFKELRLVAFDEGFARVQGWPVDRIDLLLLGLVTLVTVVGLQTVGLILIVALLITPAVAARFWTDDLTTMTVTAGVLGALSGGIGAWLSSAYADLPAGAVIVLVATALFVLSFLFAPARGLLARGLRRRLLRRREGLG
- a CDS encoding metal ABC transporter permease; its protein translation is MTPFLTIDLPAMLAATLACLSCALVGNFLVLRRQSLLGDAISHAVLPGIVVGFLVAGTRETFPMMTGALAAAVVAGVLIELVRRLGRVEAGAAMGVVFTGLFALGVVLIEQAAAHSVDLDADCVLYGQLEDVIWLAPTGWASLLDPLVWAALPREVVQLAIVFLLLGGIVLVFFKELTLASFDPGLADTLGLPSALVQHGIVAMTAVAAIAAFEAVGSILVIAMLICPAATARLLTDRLPVQIGLSLLIGAAAGAGGYVLGAFGPLWLGFQASVNAAGMIATLAGLFLTLAILVAPRYGALTRAGRRRAAAARSAGAEA
- a CDS encoding SDR family NAD(P)-dependent oxidoreductase; this translates as MKGKVVVVAGTATVAAAEAARLMAAAGANLVLMDRDLRAGHRLTLELNAGNRGIAVFLPGDPADAGDLAEAVAEARQSWGGCDLVLSPLMPEPDGTRP
- a CDS encoding GNAT family N-acetyltransferase, which encodes MDVTALPRRPVADCTAAEVAAALNAGFEGYLVPVRIDAPGYERRFRGEDLDPFSSYLFGPPGRPAGVMLVARRGWTARIASLGVAPDWRGRGLGRHALDLAAAEARMRGDHALLLEVFEQNTRALALYERLGFRRLRRLYGHRREPVRPEAVAGAAALRPADPLSLSRALLRAGEGADLPWMLQPETLAKAAHPFRALALAGEPEGQAPLALLRDPGTEAMLLTALFVPPDRRGLGLGRRLLAALAAAYPGRPWLIPQIVPEGPLDAFLLATGWTRQALNQFDMRLDL